Below is a genomic region from Echinicola rosea.
CAGTGACCTCTGGGGAAGATGGAACCACCTTGCCTGGTGTGAATATCCTTTTAAAAGGTACCGGAAAGGGTACCATTTCGGATATCGATGGTAAGTACTCCATCACCGTGCCCTCCACGGGCACCTTGGTCTTTACCTTTATTGGCTATAAGTCCAGGGAAATGGCCATTGGGAACCGAACGGTGCTGGATGTCGAAATGAATCCAGACCTCCAGGCGTTGGACGAAGTAGTGGTAGTGGGATTTGGAGAGCAGAAGAAGGCGACCATGACAGGGGCGGTGGCCAGCATTGGAGACAAGGAGCTGGTACAGAGCCCAGTGGCCAATATCAGTAACTCCCTTGTAGGCCGGCTACCAGGGCTTATTGCCGTGCAGTCCAGTGGGGAACCCGGCTATGACCAATCCAGTTTGAAAATCCGGGGAATTGCTACCCTCAATACAGGGGCCGAATCAGATCCGCTGATCTTGGTGGACGGCGTTCAGCGTTCCAACCTTAACCAGATCGATCCGCATGAAATCGAAACTTTGAGTATCCTTAAGGATGCCTCTGCCACTGCGGTATTTGGGGTGCGGGGAGCCAATGGGGTGATCCTTATCACCACCAAAACCGGTAGCAAGGGAAAGCCCGAGATCAACTACACGGCCAATTTTGGGCTCCAAAGTCCAAATTCACTGCCAGATTTGCTGGACAGCTATCAGTATGCCATGCTGCGAAACGAAGCCAGCGTCAATTCCGGACAGGAACCTTACTTTAGTGAATCTTCGCTGGAACTGTACCGGAACGGGGGCGATCCCTACTTCCATCCAAATGTGGACTGGTTTGACCTTGTGCTAAAAGACTATTCTGCCCAACAACAACATAATTTTAATATCAGCGGGGGAACGGACAACACCCGGTACTTTGTATCCCTTGGATATTTTGACCAGAACGGAGCATATGATGTCCAAGATGTGCAGACAGCCTATTCGGCCAATCCAAAATTTAAGCGGTATAACTTCCGCTCCAATTTTGATATTGACTTCAATAAGGACTTTTCCGCTTCGGTAAAGCTCAGTGGCCAGTTTACCGATTCCAATTATCCAGGCTACGGGGCAGGAGAAATCTTTTTCAGGATCCTTAATTCCAATCCCATGATGAATCCCGGGGTCATTGAAGGGAAACTGATCTCCGGTGTGGAAGGGCTTCCTTCCAGCTCGGGAAGCCCGTTGGATGCCATTGTCAATAACGGCTACCAACGGAATTTCGGGAGTACCATGAACACCAATGTGAGCCTAAAGCACAAGTTGGGCTTTATTACAGAGGGATTGAGCGTACGGGGGATGGTGGCCTATGACAACTACTACCAGCATAATGTGAGCAGGAGTAAGGAAAGCATGAAATACCGGATCGTAAAGGATCCAGAAGACCCTACCCAACCGGTGTTTTTGCCCCAGGGGATGGATGCGCCGTTTTCCTTTGGTGAAAGCTATGGAAGGAACAGAAAGACCTATTTTGAAGGGGCTGTGGACTACACGCGCAGTTTTGGGCAACACAACATCACTGGTATGGCCCTTTATATGCAGGAACGCTATACCGCTCCCGGACAGGAATACAACGTGCCCAGAGGCTATCAGGGGCTGGTCGGAAGGGTGACCTATAACTATAAGGAAAAGTACCTTTCCGAATTCAACATGGGCTATAATGGTTCGGAAAACTTTCCAGAAGGCAAGCGGTTCGGTTTTTTCCCTTCCTTTTCCTTGGGCTGGGTGCTGACCGAAGAGTCCTTCATACCAACGGGAGATTTCTTGTCTTATATCAAGATACGTGGTTCGTATGGTGAAGTAGGGAACGACAAGATCGGCGGGGCTCGGTTCCTTTACCTGCCATCAGTCTTCTATCCCAACAGTGGAGGGTACCATTTTGGCCAATATGGAAACAATTACCAGTGGTATTCCGGATCCCAGGAAGGCCGAGTGGGCAATCCTGATGTTACTTGGGAGAGGGCAAAGAAATTCAACCTTGGGATAGAGACCGGTTTTTTTGAGGACAAGCTCCGGATCAATGCCGATATCTTTGCCGAAAAAAGGGACAATATCCTCTGGTACCTGGGTACCGTGCCTGATTTGGTGCAGGCTGACCTGCCCCCAGTGAACATAGGTAAAGTGGAAAACAAAGGTTTTGAACTGGAAGTGAACTTCAACGACCAAATCGGGGAATTCAAATACTGGGTAAAGTCTAATTATTCCCTGGCCAAAAACAAGATCCTGTACATGGACGAGCCCAATAGGGCCCATGAATGGCTGCAGCGTACCGGGCATCCGGTAGGTCAATACTGGGGATTGCAAAGCGATGGTTTTTACAATACCGAAGAAGAGCTCGCATCGGCCCCGACATCGGCATTTACGGCCGAACTCCAAGTAGGGGATATCCGCTATATAGACCAAAATGATGACGGTACCATCGACCAGTACGATGAAGTGCCCATCGGGAATTCAAATTTCCCACAGGTCATCTATGGGCTTTCCTTTGGAGGACAGTACAAGGGCTTTGATTTTTCGGTGCTGTTCCAAGGTGCCGACAGGGTGTCCACTTACATCGACCAGATGGGTGCCTGGGCATTTGATACCGATTGGCGGAATGCCACTTCCCGGCACTTGGAACGTTGGACGCAAGAGCGGTATGAGCAGAACCTTCCCATTACCTATCCGCGGGTGGAACTGTCCCCCACATCAGGGAAGCATAATTACCGACCTTCTGATTTTTGGTTGGAGGATGCCAGCTATATCCGCTTGAAAAATGCGGAGATCGCTTATAATTTCCAAAGCCGTTTTTTGAACAGGCTCGGAGTGACCAACCTTCGGGTATTTGCCAATGGTAACAACCTGTTGACCTGGAGCGATATGGTGAATTTTGACCCTGAAGCACCTGCAGGAAGGGGTGGTTTTTACCCTCAGATGCGGGTGTACAACTTGGGACTGAACGTCCGCTTTTAACCGTAAACCTTAAGATGATGAAAGCCATAAAAAGAACGATATTATATATGGGAATGGCCACAGCCTGTTTGCTGTCGTATTCCTGCGATGATGAATTTTTGGGCAAGCCAGAAAGCAATGATGTATCCATAGAGGACATCTTTTCCAATAGGGTGCAGGCCGAATCCTTCCTTTGGGAAACCTATAACAGCTGTATGCCACTTGGATTTCCCATTGATTGGGGAAAGCACAATGGTATGTATGCTTCCATGTTGATGGCCGCAAGTGACGAAGGGGACGTGTACGACACTTGGCCTTCCTCAAATGACCATAACACTGGG
It encodes:
- a CDS encoding SusC/RagA family TonB-linked outer membrane protein, translating into MRKHLQCMGILLFAQLLLLLFHGAAAYGQQTTVSGTVTSGEDGTTLPGVNILLKGTGKGTISDIDGKYSITVPSTGTLVFTFIGYKSREMAIGNRTVLDVEMNPDLQALDEVVVVGFGEQKKATMTGAVASIGDKELVQSPVANISNSLVGRLPGLIAVQSSGEPGYDQSSLKIRGIATLNTGAESDPLILVDGVQRSNLNQIDPHEIETLSILKDASATAVFGVRGANGVILITTKTGSKGKPEINYTANFGLQSPNSLPDLLDSYQYAMLRNEASVNSGQEPYFSESSLELYRNGGDPYFHPNVDWFDLVLKDYSAQQQHNFNISGGTDNTRYFVSLGYFDQNGAYDVQDVQTAYSANPKFKRYNFRSNFDIDFNKDFSASVKLSGQFTDSNYPGYGAGEIFFRILNSNPMMNPGVIEGKLISGVEGLPSSSGSPLDAIVNNGYQRNFGSTMNTNVSLKHKLGFITEGLSVRGMVAYDNYYQHNVSRSKESMKYRIVKDPEDPTQPVFLPQGMDAPFSFGESYGRNRKTYFEGAVDYTRSFGQHNITGMALYMQERYTAPGQEYNVPRGYQGLVGRVTYNYKEKYLSEFNMGYNGSENFPEGKRFGFFPSFSLGWVLTEESFIPTGDFLSYIKIRGSYGEVGNDKIGGARFLYLPSVFYPNSGGYHFGQYGNNYQWYSGSQEGRVGNPDVTWERAKKFNLGIETGFFEDKLRINADIFAEKRDNILWYLGTVPDLVQADLPPVNIGKVENKGFELEVNFNDQIGEFKYWVKSNYSLAKNKILYMDEPNRAHEWLQRTGHPVGQYWGLQSDGFYNTEEELASAPTSAFTAELQVGDIRYIDQNDDGTIDQYDEVPIGNSNFPQVIYGLSFGGQYKGFDFSVLFQGADRVSTYIDQMGAWAFDTDWRNATSRHLERWTQERYEQNLPITYPRVELSPTSGKHNYRPSDFWLEDASYIRLKNAEIAYNFQSRFLNRLGVTNLRVFANGNNLLTWSDMVNFDPEAPAGRGGFYPQMRVYNLGLNVRF